A window of the Chloroflexus sp. Y-396-1 genome harbors these coding sequences:
- a CDS encoding HEPN domain-containing protein — protein sequence MRNDPKAEGARWLQQAQIDLHWCRHLRDQGAWYLACFLAQQVAEKALKAFLYAQGEELVVGHSVRQLCLRAGSYQPTFQQSVSRWGILDSFYIPTRYPNGLPGDIPANVYQQDLADNAVKLAEEVVAAVEVYFA from the coding sequence ATGAGAAACGATCCGAAAGCTGAAGGGGCGCGCTGGCTGCAACAAGCGCAAATCGATCTCCACTGGTGTCGTCATTTACGTGACCAGGGGGCGTGGTATCTGGCCTGCTTCCTCGCTCAACAGGTAGCAGAAAAGGCGCTTAAAGCATTTCTCTATGCTCAGGGAGAAGAACTTGTTGTCGGACACTCAGTACGTCAGTTATGTCTCCGCGCCGGATCGTACCAGCCGACTTTTCAGCAATCAGTATCCCGCTGGGGCATTCTTGACAGCTTCTATATTCCGACCCGTTACCCGAACGGCCTTCCTGGTGATATTCCGGCCAACGTGTATCAGCAAGATCTGGCTGACAATGCCGTCAAACTCGCCGAGGAAGTGGTTGCAGCAGTAGAGGTGTACTTTGCCTGA